In Pleuronectes platessa chromosome 5, fPlePla1.1, whole genome shotgun sequence, a single genomic region encodes these proteins:
- the LOC128440210 gene encoding ras-related protein Rap-2b, translated as MREYKVVVLGSGGVGKSALTVQFVTGSFIEKYDPTIEDFYRKEIEVDSSPSVLEILDTAGTEQFASMRDLYIKNGQGFILVYSLVNQQSFQDIKPMRDQIIRVKRYERVPMILVGNKVDLEGEREVSSGEGKALADEWNCPFIETSAKNKSSVDELFAEIVRQMNYASTPNGDDQCCSSCVIL; from the coding sequence ATGAGAGAGTACAAAGTAGTGGTGCTCGGATCCGGTGGGGTCGGGAAATCCGCGCTGACCGTCCAGTTCGTGACGGGCTCCTTCATCGAGAAGTACGACCCCACGATAGAGGACTTCTACAGGAAGGAGATCGAGGTGGACTCGTCCCCGTCCGTGCTGGAGATCCTGGACACGGCGGGGACCGAGCAGTTCGCCTCCATGCGGGACCTGTACATCAAGAACGGCCAGGGCTTCATCCTGGTCTACAGCCTGGTGAACCAGCAGAGCTTCCAGGACATCAAGCCGATGCGGGACCAGATCATCCGGGTGAAGCGGTACGAGCGGGTGCCGATGATCCTGGTGGGGAACAAAGTGGAcctggagggggagagggaggtgtCGTCCGGCGAGGGGAAGGCGCTGGCGGACGAGTGGAACTGCCCGTTCATAGAAACTTCAGCCAAAAACAAAAGCTCCGTGGACGAACTGTTCGCGGAGATTGTCCGACAGATGAACTATGCCTCCACTCCGAATGGCGATGACCAGTGCTGCTCGTCCTGTGTCATTCTTTAA